In Antarcticibacterium arcticum, the genomic stretch GTATGAGTGCAATCGCCACCAAGGCCAATGAATTTGCTGAAAAGTTGAAAGGTACTAATACAAAGATCCTGGATACCCGGAAGACCACACCAGGTATTCGCGCCCTGGAAAAATGGGCCGTACGAATTGGAGGCGGCGAAAATCACCGTTTTGCCTTATATGATATGATCATGTTAAAAGACAATCATATAGATTTTGCCGGAGGAATAAGCCAGGCAATCCAAAAAACCAAAATCTATTTACAGGAGAAAAACCTCGATTTAAAGATCATAGTTGAAGCAAGAAACCTCAACGAAATAGAAGAAATTTTACAACATGATGGGATTCACAGGATCCTTATTGATAATTTTAGTTTTGAAGAGACAAGAAAAGCGGTAGAATTGATCAATAAAAGATGCCAAACCGAGTCCAGCGGGGGAATAACTCTGGAAACGGTAAAAACCTATGCCAATTGCGGGGTAGATTTTGTATCCAGTGGGGCGCTTACCCATTCCATTTACAATATGGACTTAAGTTTAAAAGCAGTATAGTGAATGGTGTCCAATGAAACC encodes the following:
- the nadC gene encoding carboxylating nicotinate-nucleotide diphosphorylase, yielding MISQAQFDKEIEIIISNAVREDVGEGDHSSLACIPADARGKAKLLVKDNGIIAGVEFAKMVFAYIDKDLKVETLIEDGQPVKKKDVVFYVEGSSRSILMAERLVLNAMQRMSAIATKANEFAEKLKGTNTKILDTRKTTPGIRALEKWAVRIGGGENHRFALYDMIMLKDNHIDFAGGISQAIQKTKIYLQEKNLDLKIIVEARNLNEIEEILQHDGIHRILIDNFSFEETRKAVELINKRCQTESSGGITLETVKTYANCGVDFVSSGALTHSIYNMDLSLKAV